In Candidatus Cloacimonadota bacterium, the genomic window AAATGGATTATAGGCTGTATTACGATTATACCAGCCAAACTCTTTTGTAATTTTAATACTCAAATCAAAAGCATCATCATAAGTGCCATTGATTGGGATGACATTTGCTCCATACATTGCAATCTGAATTAATTTTGCTTTAGGTGCAGAAGATGGGACAAAAATAATCGCTTTCTGGTTTTGAGAAGCACAAATGCCTGCTAATGAAGAACCAGCATTTCCAGTTGATGCTGTTACAATGGTGTCAATTCCATTTTCTTTGGCATAAGCAGAAACAAGGTTTGAGGCACGGTCTTTAAAAGAAAATGTCGGATTCTGTGAGTCATCCTTTATGTAGAGTTTGAAAGGAAGTTTATATAACCTTGCGCCCCGATTTATCGGGAGAAGTCTTCGCAAGGATTTAATCTCATAAAGTGGAGTCTTACCAACTTTTAAAAAAGAAAGGCTTTTCGTTGAATCAATTGGCAGTATTTGAATAAAGTCATTATTTATTAATTCTTGAAATAGATTTTCGTTATTATATAAATCTTTTATTTTTTGGTAGTTATAAACAGTTTTTAAAATTCCTTGAGGAGGAGTATTAGAATTGTTTCTCTTTTCACAATCAGGGCACAAATATGATACTTTATCAGGTGGATATTTCTTTCCACAAGTTATACATTTAAAATAAAATTTATTTTTCCCTTGAAAATCTCTTTTTTTGTCCATTGTCCGAGGAGTCGTCATGGATTTATCCTTCGCAGTAGCAGTTCTACTGCTACGAAGAACGGGCCACTCCATGACGAACTTAAATTGAATATCTTTAATGTCAGGGAATGGTCCCTGACAACTCATTAATTTTCATAGTCCTTTGCGTCCCGATTTGTTTTCGGAACATGTATTTTTCATCTGAAAATACCTCACCGCAGAGAACACAGAGATAATAAATATAAAAACTCTCATTCCCATCCGTCTTGGCTCGGCCAAGCCGAGACAGAAGCCCTCCC contains:
- the thrC gene encoding threonine synthase: MDKKRDFQGKNKFYFKCITCGKKYPPDKVSYLCPDCEKRNNSNTPPQGILKTVYNYQKIKDLYNNENLFQELINNDFIQILPIDSTKSLSFLKVGKTPLYEIKSLRRLLPINRGARLYKLPFKLYIKDDSQNPTFSFKDRASNLVSAYAKENGIDTIVTASTGNAGSSLAGICASQNQKAIIFVPSSAPKAKLIQIAMYGANVIPINGTYDDAFDLSIKITKEFGWYNRNTAYNPFTIEGKKTVSFEIFQQLNQKLPDRIFVPVGDGVIISGVYKGFEDLLKLGIIDKIPTIVAVQSKGSDNVVRNLESEKFISKKSHTIADSISVDIPRNFWMTKGFIKEYNGEWISVSDEEIISASKLLSENTGIFAEPAGVASFAGMLKFDKLNKINRNSKNVVLITGSGLKDLKAVENNIIIPDAISPNLSAVKKLISDYPK